In Persicimonas caeni, a single window of DNA contains:
- a CDS encoding AAA family ATPase → MRRLAEADGRPLLTWSPVTDFDGKPSEADFSGALDRIERTAEPAVFVLKDVHDLVTGSTVRRRLREMEGTCAAAHKTIVLLGPKRLELDELQKDLAHLTVPLPGREVIGRECHIVFPDDEFPYLDKDALVSGAMGLTSRQAFRAFHRVRQQYEEALERNQPFDLEQSILREKQRLIGASEILEFFPLDQGLADVGGLDALKRWLAERKRAFSEDAKAFGLPSPKGLLLIGVQGCGKSLTAKAVARHWGLPLLRLDLGVIFDGKRSPEDALRQAIRTSEAIAPCVLWMDEIEKGFGSDSEGRAQRVLGSLLTWQQEKTAPVFLVATANDVTSLPPEMLRKGRFDEIFFVDLPDIHERKEILQIHLTRRGRAFGDEVLDDLAARTEHYSGAELEQVVVSAMYTAFADDRDIGVEDLEYAVKETIPLYRTYEDEIKALREWAHGRARAASHERKVLDFFE, encoded by the coding sequence GTGCGTCGCCTCGCCGAGGCCGACGGTCGGCCCCTGTTGACCTGGAGCCCGGTCACCGACTTCGACGGCAAGCCCTCCGAGGCCGACTTTTCGGGCGCGCTCGACCGCATCGAGCGCACCGCGGAGCCGGCCGTTTTCGTGCTCAAGGACGTCCACGACTTGGTGACCGGCTCGACGGTGCGCCGTCGGCTGCGCGAGATGGAGGGCACCTGCGCGGCCGCCCACAAGACGATCGTGTTGCTCGGGCCCAAGCGCCTCGAGCTCGACGAGCTCCAAAAAGACCTCGCCCACCTGACCGTGCCGCTTCCCGGCCGGGAGGTCATTGGTCGCGAGTGCCACATCGTCTTCCCCGACGACGAATTTCCCTACCTCGACAAAGACGCGCTGGTCAGCGGCGCCATGGGCTTGACCTCGCGCCAGGCGTTCCGTGCGTTCCACCGCGTGCGCCAACAATACGAGGAGGCCCTCGAGCGCAACCAGCCCTTCGATCTCGAGCAGTCGATCCTGCGCGAGAAGCAGCGCCTCATCGGCGCCAGCGAGATCTTGGAGTTCTTTCCGCTCGACCAGGGCTTGGCCGACGTCGGCGGCCTGGACGCGCTCAAGCGCTGGCTCGCCGAGCGTAAGCGCGCCTTCAGCGAAGACGCCAAGGCCTTCGGTCTTCCGTCGCCCAAGGGGCTTTTGCTCATCGGCGTGCAGGGCTGCGGCAAGAGCCTGACTGCAAAGGCTGTGGCCCGCCACTGGGGCCTGCCGCTGTTGCGCCTCGACCTGGGCGTCATCTTCGACGGCAAGCGCTCGCCTGAAGACGCGCTGCGCCAGGCCATTCGCACCTCGGAGGCGATCGCGCCGTGCGTGTTGTGGATGGACGAGATCGAAAAGGGCTTCGGCTCCGACAGCGAGGGGCGCGCGCAGCGGGTGCTGGGCTCGCTTCTGACCTGGCAACAGGAGAAGACCGCGCCGGTCTTTTTGGTCGCCACGGCCAACGACGTCACCTCGCTGCCGCCCGAGATGCTGCGAAAGGGCCGCTTCGACGAGATCTTCTTCGTCGACCTGCCCGACATCCACGAGCGCAAAGAGATCTTGCAGATCCATCTGACCCGTCGCGGCCGCGCCTTCGGCGACGAGGTGCTCGACGACCTCGCCGCGCGCACCGAGCACTACTCGGGCGCCGAGCTCGAGCAGGTCGTCGTCAGCGCCATGTACACCGCGTTCGCCGACGACCGTGACATCGGCGTCGAGGACCTCGAGTACGCCGTCAAAGAGACGATCCCGCTGTACCGAACCTACGAAGACGAGATCAAAGCGCTGCGCGAGTGGGCCCACGGCCGCGCCCGCGCCGCCTCCCACGAGCGCAAAGTCCTCGACTTCTTTGAATGA
- a CDS encoding PEGA domain-containing protein: MRHLRTSLFVALSALVLVAGGLSAPQTANGQSSTQKREQWKPAVLEVVTNFEKADVKVNGLPYPEYGDNGEPKGMVLPAGGPHIVEVTYDGKTKTYRINLRPHETRLLMVELTGFQGGAPRSRVSPPKATRRPEPRSEENEDDEKDGQGRVTVYSKPKGDILIDGNGTGERTPGTVEVEPGRHEVQVRFEGGEESEKKIIRVRKGSRIKLFFREKK; the protein is encoded by the coding sequence ATGAGGCACCTACGCACATCGTTATTCGTCGCTCTCTCCGCGCTGGTTCTGGTTGCCGGCGGCCTTTCGGCCCCCCAGACGGCCAACGGCCAATCGTCGACACAGAAGCGCGAGCAGTGGAAGCCGGCGGTTCTCGAGGTCGTCACCAACTTCGAAAAGGCCGACGTCAAGGTCAACGGGTTGCCGTACCCCGAGTACGGCGACAACGGCGAGCCAAAGGGGATGGTGCTGCCTGCCGGTGGCCCGCATATCGTCGAGGTGACCTACGACGGCAAGACCAAGACCTACCGCATCAACCTGCGCCCCCACGAGACGCGCTTGCTGATGGTCGAGTTGACCGGTTTTCAGGGGGGCGCCCCCCGCTCCCGCGTCAGCCCGCCCAAGGCCACCCGCCGTCCCGAGCCTCGCAGTGAGGAGAACGAGGACGACGAGAAGGACGGCCAGGGCCGCGTCACCGTCTACTCGAAGCCCAAGGGCGACATCCTCATCGACGGCAACGGCACCGGCGAGCGCACCCCCGGCACCGTCGAGGTTGAGCCCGGACGCCACGAAGTCCAAGTCCGCTTCGAGGGCGGCGAGGAATCCGAGAAAAAGATCATCCGCGTCCGCAAAGGCTCGCGCATCAAGCTATTTTTTCGGGAGAAAAAATAG
- a CDS encoding formimidoylglutamate deiminase has protein sequence MNDKTYFRARYILDGFDWVEDGYLEVENGRVGRIYGTENDLPEQHAPEDAVDLGEVAVVPGLVNAHSHAFQRGIRGKTEYLIAGREEEDFWTWRDEMYRAALGYDADKVEEVSRLAFLEMAMSGITSVGEFHYLHHQPDGTPYADPNELAHRVIRAARDVGIRITLLRVGYHRAGHGRPAEEGQRRFVEPDVDTYLTRADDLRGAWADDEHVTVGLAPHSIRAVPREWLVAASDYADEHDLAFHTHACEQRREIEESREEYGKPPVAAFADMGILSERMTLVHGTHLTDEELGLLEMHRPTVCACPTTERNLGDGFLPALELAKRDVPISLGSDSHTNIDLWEEMRLVEYHERLRYERRNVLATEIREHMLGKQAGDRLPTANALWPMGTLNGARSLGLSAGCLEPGCLADFVTIDLNHITLRGTTRDSLLADITLSMTPGAVKGVFVGGEELELE, from the coding sequence ATGAACGACAAGACCTATTTTCGCGCACGCTATATCCTCGACGGCTTCGATTGGGTCGAAGACGGCTACCTGGAAGTCGAGAACGGACGCGTCGGCAGAATCTACGGTACGGAAAACGACCTGCCCGAACAACACGCGCCCGAAGATGCCGTCGATCTGGGCGAGGTGGCCGTGGTGCCGGGGTTGGTCAACGCGCACAGCCACGCCTTCCAGCGCGGCATTCGCGGCAAGACCGAGTACCTGATCGCCGGTCGCGAGGAGGAGGATTTCTGGACCTGGCGAGACGAAATGTACCGCGCGGCGCTCGGCTACGACGCCGACAAGGTCGAAGAGGTCAGTCGGCTCGCCTTCCTCGAGATGGCGATGAGCGGGATTACGAGCGTGGGCGAATTTCACTACCTGCACCACCAGCCCGACGGCACGCCCTACGCCGACCCCAACGAGCTTGCCCACCGGGTGATTCGGGCGGCGCGCGACGTCGGTATTCGTATCACCTTGCTGCGGGTGGGCTACCACCGCGCCGGGCACGGCCGGCCCGCCGAAGAGGGTCAGCGACGCTTCGTCGAGCCCGACGTCGACACCTACCTGACGCGCGCCGACGACTTGCGCGGCGCGTGGGCCGACGACGAACACGTCACCGTGGGCCTGGCGCCGCATAGCATCCGCGCGGTGCCGCGCGAGTGGCTCGTCGCCGCGTCCGATTATGCCGACGAGCACGACCTCGCGTTCCACACGCACGCCTGCGAGCAGCGCCGCGAGATCGAAGAGAGCCGCGAGGAGTATGGCAAGCCGCCGGTGGCAGCCTTCGCCGACATGGGCATCTTGAGCGAGCGCATGACGCTCGTACACGGCACGCACCTGACCGACGAGGAGCTCGGCCTGCTCGAGATGCACCGCCCCACGGTGTGCGCCTGCCCGACGACCGAGCGCAACTTGGGCGACGGCTTCCTGCCAGCCCTGGAACTCGCCAAGCGCGACGTGCCCATCAGCTTGGGCAGTGACAGCCACACCAATATCGATCTGTGGGAAGAGATGCGCCTTGTGGAGTATCACGAGCGGCTTCGCTACGAGCGCCGAAACGTGCTCGCCACCGAAATCCGCGAGCATATGCTCGGCAAGCAAGCCGGCGACCGCCTGCCCACGGCGAACGCGCTGTGGCCGATGGGCACGCTCAACGGGGCGCGCTCACTCGGGCTGTCGGCCGGCTGCCTCGAGCCGGGCTGCTTGGCCGACTTCGTGACGATCGACCTGAATCACATCACGCTTCGGGGCACCACGCGGGACAGCCTGTTGGCCGACATCACGTTGTCGATGACTCCCGGGGCGGTGAAGGGTGTGTTTGTGGGTGGGGAGGAGTTGGAGCTCGAGTGA
- the glmS gene encoding glutamine--fructose-6-phosphate transaminase (isomerizing) encodes MCGIVGYVGDRDCSEILLSGLQRLEYRGYDSAGIAIGTADGSVKMRRAEGKLSSLFRAFHEDPFDGCIGLGHTRWATHGRPSERNAHPHKAGRVIVAHNGIIENYAELKKKLAKEGREFKSETDTEVIAHLIDHALQKGTESLHQAVGSALKVVDGSYALVVMEADKPEELVVARNASPMVIGTEGDQVFAASDVPAVLPYTREFIYLEDGDTAVLKKGSVEVFDASGEPAERESKRINWDPVSAEKQGYKHFMLKEIHEQPARITDALRGRVSVDRGDVDFGEMGFDEEWIKGLDKIVFVACGTSYYAAQVAKYTIEELARVPVEVDLASEFRYRNPLITENTLCIPVSQSGETADTLAAMRQASELGAKCLAICNVIESTIAREAEGVVYTQAGPEIGVASTKAFTTQLAVVSMLAVWLGRRRGTLDAEEAREILQALRDVPGTMDKMLHEKAIYKHIAYNYSDVNSCLYLGRGNLYPIACEGALKLKEISYIHAEGYAAGEMKHGPIALIDENLPVVILVPKNRVYEKVFSNLEEVKARQGQLIALATEGDNGVRDFADVVLEIPDVPEYIQPLLSVVVMQLLAYHVADFKGTDVDQPRNLAKSVTVE; translated from the coding sequence ATGTGTGGAATCGTTGGATATGTCGGGGACCGTGACTGCAGTGAAATCTTGCTGTCCGGGCTCCAGCGACTCGAATATCGGGGCTACGACTCGGCGGGCATCGCCATCGGCACGGCCGACGGCTCGGTCAAGATGCGCCGCGCCGAGGGTAAGCTCTCGTCACTGTTTCGCGCCTTCCACGAGGACCCCTTCGACGGGTGCATCGGGCTGGGCCACACCCGCTGGGCGACCCACGGGCGCCCCAGCGAGCGCAACGCTCACCCGCACAAGGCGGGCCGGGTGATCGTGGCGCACAACGGCATCATCGAGAACTACGCCGAGCTCAAAAAGAAGCTCGCCAAAGAGGGCCGTGAGTTCAAAAGCGAGACCGACACCGAGGTCATCGCCCACCTGATCGACCACGCGCTGCAGAAGGGCACCGAGAGCCTGCACCAGGCCGTCGGAAGCGCGCTGAAGGTCGTCGACGGCTCCTACGCGCTCGTGGTCATGGAGGCCGACAAGCCCGAGGAGTTGGTCGTGGCCCGAAACGCCTCGCCGATGGTCATCGGCACCGAGGGCGACCAGGTCTTTGCGGCCAGCGATGTGCCCGCCGTGCTGCCTTATACCCGCGAGTTCATCTACCTGGAGGACGGCGACACCGCCGTGCTCAAAAAGGGCAGCGTCGAGGTCTTCGATGCCAGCGGTGAGCCGGCCGAGCGCGAGTCCAAGCGCATCAACTGGGACCCGGTGTCGGCCGAAAAGCAGGGCTATAAGCACTTCATGCTCAAGGAGATCCACGAGCAGCCCGCCCGCATCACCGACGCCTTGCGTGGACGCGTCAGCGTCGACCGCGGTGACGTCGACTTCGGCGAGATGGGCTTCGACGAAGAGTGGATCAAGGGGCTCGACAAGATCGTGTTCGTCGCCTGCGGCACCAGCTACTATGCCGCCCAGGTCGCCAAATACACCATCGAGGAGCTCGCCCGCGTGCCCGTCGAGGTCGATCTGGCCAGCGAGTTCCGCTACCGCAACCCGCTCATCACCGAGAACACCCTGTGCATCCCCGTCAGCCAGTCCGGCGAAACCGCCGATACCCTGGCGGCGATGCGACAGGCCAGTGAGTTGGGCGCCAAGTGCCTGGCGATCTGCAACGTGATCGAATCGACCATCGCTCGCGAGGCCGAGGGCGTCGTCTACACGCAGGCAGGCCCCGAAATCGGTGTCGCCAGCACCAAGGCCTTCACTACGCAGCTCGCCGTGGTCAGCATGCTGGCAGTCTGGCTGGGCCGTCGCCGCGGCACTCTCGACGCCGAGGAGGCCCGCGAGATCTTGCAGGCGCTTCGCGACGTGCCCGGCACGATGGACAAGATGTTGCACGAAAAGGCGATCTACAAGCACATCGCCTACAACTACTCGGACGTCAATTCGTGCCTGTATCTGGGCCGCGGCAACCTCTATCCCATCGCCTGCGAGGGCGCGCTCAAGCTCAAGGAAATCAGCTACATCCACGCCGAGGGCTACGCCGCCGGCGAGATGAAGCACGGGCCCATCGCGCTCATCGACGAGAACCTGCCCGTGGTCATCCTGGTCCCCAAAAACCGGGTCTACGAAAAGGTGTTCAGCAACCTCGAAGAGGTCAAAGCCCGCCAGGGCCAGCTCATCGCGCTGGCCACCGAAGGCGACAACGGCGTGCGTGACTTCGCCGACGTCGTCCTCGAGATTCCCGACGTGCCCGAGTATATCCAGCCGCTCTTGTCGGTCGTGGTCATGCAGCTTCTGGCGTATCACGTGGCCGACTTCAAGGGCACCGACGTCGACCAGCCGCGCAACTTGGCGAAGAGTGTGACCGTCGAGTAA
- a CDS encoding HU family DNA-binding protein produces the protein MTKAELIDAINQRASDEGIDLTKKDTRSLVDIVFETVAGSIEDEQRFSYPNFGTFNVKHRKAREGRNPRTGEPIQIPASNTVGFKPAPTLKDQIN, from the coding sequence ATGACGAAAGCAGAACTGATCGACGCAATCAACCAGCGCGCATCCGACGAAGGCATCGACCTGACCAAGAAAGACACCCGCTCTCTCGTCGACATCGTCTTCGAGACGGTGGCGGGCTCTATCGAAGACGAGCAGCGCTTCTCCTACCCGAACTTCGGCACCTTCAACGTCAAGCACCGCAAAGCCCGCGAGGGACGCAACCCGCGTACCGGCGAGCCGATCCAGATTCCGGCTTCGAACACAGTGGGCTTCAAGCCGGCGCCGACGTTGAAAGACCAGATCAACTGA
- the murJ gene encoding murein biosynthesis integral membrane protein MurJ has product MTDTDTKNEKNKKPERSMGSRMGIAALILSASIFLSRILGFLREAVIAYTHGASYATDAYYAAFTLPDLMSYFLAGGTLSITFIPLFSSYIAKDDEEGAWELFSTVATTMGAFLLVFVVALELLAPYVVPKLNPGFADDPRQLALAIEMTRIVIPAQICFYIGGLIQATLFVREVFWPSALAPLIYNICIILGGVLLEPFIGIKGFSVGVVVGAMLGPLLLPLWAARSRVKFRFRFAPNDEDFKAFVLLSLPLMIGVSLVTVDEWLLRYFGSMSADGAITWLNNARKMMLVLFAIIGQAAGQAALPYLTRLYHEGKEAEMGQMLATSLQRVGFLSLVAAAGLIVTAEPLIWLVFQRGEFTPADATQTANLLVFFAFGLFAWASQALVVRGFYARKNTLTPMFIGTAVVAVSLPIYWWLYREHNVEGLALATSIGISLNALTTVIVYRLRTGALPLKSVAAGLSRGLLYAVACGGAAWGVRRLLTPYLDIANTLENIGLLGAMAVAFFGAGALLTVFLRPPEVEVVLKRVLQKFG; this is encoded by the coding sequence ATGACCGACACCGATACCAAGAACGAAAAGAACAAAAAGCCCGAACGCTCGATGGGAAGCCGCATGGGTATCGCGGCGCTGATCTTGTCGGCGAGCATCTTCTTGAGCCGCATCTTGGGCTTTTTGCGCGAGGCGGTCATCGCCTACACTCACGGGGCGAGCTACGCGACCGATGCGTACTACGCCGCGTTCACCCTGCCCGACCTGATGAGCTATTTTCTGGCGGGCGGCACGCTGTCGATCACGTTCATCCCGCTCTTCTCGTCGTACATCGCCAAAGACGACGAGGAGGGTGCGTGGGAGCTCTTCTCGACCGTGGCGACCACGATGGGAGCGTTCTTGCTCGTCTTCGTCGTCGCCCTCGAGTTGCTGGCGCCGTACGTGGTGCCCAAGCTCAACCCGGGCTTTGCCGACGACCCGCGCCAGCTCGCGTTGGCCATCGAAATGACCCGCATCGTGATCCCCGCCCAGATCTGCTTTTATATCGGCGGGCTCATCCAGGCGACGCTCTTTGTGCGCGAGGTCTTCTGGCCCTCCGCGCTCGCCCCGCTCATCTACAATATTTGCATTATTTTGGGAGGCGTACTCCTCGAGCCGTTCATCGGCATCAAAGGCTTCTCAGTGGGTGTGGTGGTGGGTGCGATGCTCGGGCCGCTTCTCCTGCCGCTGTGGGCAGCTAGAAGCCGCGTGAAGTTCCGCTTTCGGTTTGCCCCGAACGACGAAGACTTCAAGGCCTTCGTGCTGTTGTCCCTGCCGCTGATGATTGGGGTGAGCTTGGTTACCGTCGACGAGTGGCTGCTGCGCTACTTCGGCTCGATGTCGGCCGACGGGGCGATCACGTGGCTGAACAACGCACGCAAGATGATGCTCGTGCTCTTTGCCATCATCGGCCAGGCGGCCGGCCAGGCAGCCCTGCCCTACCTGACGAGGCTGTACCACGAGGGCAAAGAGGCCGAGATGGGCCAGATGCTCGCCACGAGCCTGCAACGGGTGGGCTTTTTGTCGCTGGTGGCTGCTGCAGGGCTCATCGTGACGGCCGAGCCGCTCATCTGGCTGGTGTTCCAGCGCGGCGAGTTTACCCCGGCCGACGCCACTCAGACGGCCAACCTGCTCGTCTTCTTCGCCTTCGGTCTCTTTGCCTGGGCGTCGCAGGCGCTGGTGGTGCGTGGCTTTTACGCGCGCAAAAATACGCTCACGCCGATGTTCATCGGCACGGCCGTGGTCGCCGTCTCGCTGCCCATCTACTGGTGGCTGTACCGCGAGCATAACGTCGAGGGGCTGGCCCTGGCGACCTCCATCGGCATCTCGCTCAACGCGCTGACGACCGTGATTGTGTATCGCTTGCGCACCGGCGCGCTGCCGCTCAAGTCGGTGGCCGCCGGCCTGTCGCGCGGTCTGCTGTACGCGGTGGCGTGCGGCGGAGCGGCGTGGGGCGTTCGACGCCTGCTCACCCCTTACCTCGACATCGCGAACACGCTCGAAAATATCGGGCTGTTGGGCGCGATGGCCGTCGCCTTCTTCGGCGCCGGCGCCCTCCTCACCGTATTCTTACGCCCGCCCGAAGTCGAAGTCGTCTTGAAGCGAGTGCTCCAGAAGTTCGGCTGA
- the thiS gene encoding sulfur carrier protein ThiS, which translates to MKLQLNGEPKTLDSDTLTVAELLAHLDITQRRGVAIAVNNSVVPKSEWDDHQLDDDDAVEIIRATQGG; encoded by the coding sequence ATGAAACTGCAACTCAACGGCGAACCCAAAACGCTCGACTCCGACACGCTGACCGTCGCAGAGCTCCTCGCGCACCTCGACATCACCCAGCGGCGAGGCGTGGCGATCGCGGTCAACAACTCGGTCGTGCCCAAGAGCGAGTGGGATGACCACCAGCTCGATGACGACGACGCCGTCGAGATCATCCGAGCAACACAAGGCGGATAA
- the thiG gene encoding thiazole synthase (functions in thiamine (vitamin B1) biosynthesis; in Bacillus subtilis this enzyme catalyzes the formation of thiazole from dehydroxyglycine and 1-deoxy-D-xylulose-5-phosphate and ThiS-thiocarboxylate): MTDSTEKTDTLKVGPYELKSRLIVGTARFPNYQVMLDAVRASGAEMVTVAIRRIDLQASQEAGVLDLLGGDYQILPNTAGCFTARDAVLTAQLAREALETDLIKLEVIGDDETLLPDGEELLKAARELVDDGFVVMAYSNDDPILCKKLQDAGCAAVMPLGSPIGSGMGIRNPYNFQIIREELEVPMFVDAGIGTASDAALAMELGCDGVLLNSAISGAKKPVVMADAFRKAVEAGRAAYTAGRIPRRFYARASSPTEGIVQYHED, encoded by the coding sequence GTGACTGACTCGACCGAAAAGACGGACACTCTCAAAGTTGGCCCCTACGAGCTGAAAAGCCGGCTGATCGTGGGCACGGCTCGCTTCCCCAACTACCAGGTGATGCTCGACGCAGTGCGCGCGAGCGGCGCCGAGATGGTGACTGTGGCGATCCGGCGCATCGATCTGCAGGCGTCGCAGGAAGCCGGCGTGCTCGATCTGCTCGGCGGCGACTACCAGATTTTGCCCAACACCGCCGGCTGCTTCACCGCCCGCGACGCCGTGCTCACCGCCCAGCTCGCCCGCGAAGCGCTCGAGACCGACCTCATCAAGCTCGAGGTGATCGGCGACGACGAGACGCTCTTGCCCGATGGCGAAGAGCTGCTCAAGGCCGCCCGCGAGCTCGTCGACGACGGCTTTGTGGTCATGGCCTACAGCAACGATGACCCGATCCTGTGCAAAAAGCTGCAGGACGCCGGCTGCGCCGCGGTCATGCCGCTCGGCTCGCCCATCGGAAGCGGCATGGGCATTCGCAACCCGTACAACTTCCAGATCATCCGCGAAGAGCTCGAAGTGCCGATGTTCGTCGACGCCGGCATCGGCACCGCCTCGGACGCCGCGCTCGCCATGGAACTCGGCTGCGACGGCGTGCTCTTGAACAGCGCGATCTCCGGGGCCAAGAAGCCGGTCGTCATGGCCGACGCCTTTCGAAAGGCCGTCGAAGCCGGCCGCGCCGCCTACACCGCCGGGCGCATCCCACGCCGCTTCTACGCCCGCGCCTCGTCACCGACCGAAGGCATCGTGCAGTACCACGAAGACTGA
- a CDS encoding thiamine phosphate synthase, giving the protein MLSRLYLITNSRQASAPLPTVLRACFDAGATFVQLREKHLSHREISVLAEHLVPLAHDHGAQILVNTYADIAHKTGADGVHLPTDRVQPDLEGLPPKERRAIIGGSASSAGRLPPKERRAIIGGSASSAGHIIGVSTHSLAEAKAAEQSGADFVTLSPIFETASKPGYGPALGLDELARVCKAIDIPVYALAGITPERVEACLDAGAYGVAVMGGVMRAEDVGGAVGAYLEALRF; this is encoded by the coding sequence ATGCTCTCCAGGCTCTACCTCATTACAAACAGCCGTCAGGCGAGCGCCCCGTTGCCCACGGTCCTGCGCGCCTGCTTCGACGCAGGCGCAACATTCGTCCAACTGCGCGAAAAGCACCTCTCGCATCGCGAAATCTCCGTGCTCGCCGAGCATCTGGTGCCCCTCGCACACGACCACGGTGCCCAGATTCTCGTCAACACCTACGCCGACATCGCCCACAAGACAGGCGCCGACGGCGTTCACTTGCCCACCGACCGCGTTCAACCAGACCTAGAAGGTCTGCCTCCAAAGGAGCGTCGAGCCATCATTGGAGGCAGCGCTTCCAGCGCTGGTAGGCTGCCTCCGAAGGAGCGTCGAGCCATCATTGGAGGCAGCGCTTCCAGCGCTGGTCACATAATCGGCGTCTCGACCCACTCGCTTGCCGAGGCCAAAGCCGCCGAGCAAAGCGGCGCCGACTTCGTCACCTTGAGCCCCATCTTCGAGACGGCCTCCAAGCCCGGCTACGGGCCGGCGCTGGGGCTGGACGAGCTCGCCCGTGTCTGCAAGGCGATCGATATCCCGGTTTATGCATTGGCGGGCATCACGCCCGAGCGCGTCGAGGCGTGCCTCGACGCCGGGGCGTACGGTGTGGCGGTGATGGGAGGTGTGATGCGGGCCGAGGATGTCGGTGGGGCGGTGGGGGCGTATCTAGAAGCGCTTCGTTTTTAG
- the kce gene encoding 3-keto-5-aminohexanoate cleavage enzyme — translation MMTPLIITAAVDGAETMREHNPNVPYTPEEIAQEAVRCREAGASMVHVHGREDDGTPTQARDVFEQILNKIRERSDILVQFSTGGAVWMSVEERIEALDLRPDMATLTTGTVNFGEDVFMNSLPMIRQIAERLQEFDITPEIEIFDTGMVDTAMRLVKEGLLEEPLHFDFVLGVPGGMGGRPENLEFLVDMIPEGSTWSVAGIGRHELPLAYKAIDMGGHVRVGLEDNIFVEKGVLAKGSWELVEKVVEYAEEQGREIATPEVAKEILGVG, via the coding sequence ATGATGACCCCTTTGATCATCACCGCCGCCGTCGACGGCGCCGAGACGATGCGCGAGCACAACCCGAACGTGCCCTACACGCCCGAAGAGATCGCCCAAGAGGCGGTGCGCTGCCGTGAGGCCGGCGCGAGTATGGTGCACGTGCACGGCCGCGAGGACGACGGCACGCCGACCCAGGCGCGCGACGTGTTCGAGCAGATTCTGAACAAGATCCGCGAGCGCAGCGATATCCTGGTGCAGTTTTCGACCGGCGGCGCGGTGTGGATGTCGGTCGAAGAGCGCATCGAGGCGCTCGACTTGCGCCCCGACATGGCCACGCTGACCACCGGCACGGTCAACTTCGGCGAGGACGTCTTCATGAACTCTCTGCCGATGATTCGCCAGATCGCCGAACGCCTGCAGGAGTTCGACATCACCCCCGAGATCGAGATCTTCGACACGGGCATGGTCGACACGGCGATGCGCCTAGTCAAAGAGGGTCTGCTCGAAGAGCCGCTGCACTTCGACTTCGTGCTCGGCGTGCCCGGTGGCATGGGCGGACGCCCCGAGAACCTCGAGTTCTTGGTCGACATGATCCCCGAGGGGAGCACCTGGTCGGTCGCGGGCATCGGGCGCCACGAGCTGCCGCTGGCCTACAAGGCCATCGACATGGGCGGCCACGTGCGTGTGGGCCTCGAGGACAATATCTTCGTCGAGAAGGGCGTGCTGGCGAAGGGGAGCTGGGAGCTCGTCGAGAAGGTGGTCGAGTATGCCGAAGAGCAAGGGCGCGAGATTGCCACGCCAGAGGTGGCGAAGGAGATTTTGGGAGTGGGGTGA
- the kal gene encoding 3-aminobutyryl-CoA ammonia lyase yields MSDEVMIRLRVGMEQAHYAGDLVDGAWVLKLFGDVATELLIRHDGDEGLFRAYDDVEFLAPVKAGDYLEVVGEITDAGNTSRRMKFEARKVIQLTNNPDQPSEAEVLDEPIVVVRATGTCVVPKEFQK; encoded by the coding sequence ATGAGCGACGAAGTAATGATTCGACTGCGTGTTGGAATGGAGCAGGCACACTACGCCGGCGATCTCGTCGACGGCGCGTGGGTGCTCAAGCTATTTGGCGACGTCGCGACCGAGCTGTTGATCCGCCACGACGGCGACGAAGGGCTCTTTCGGGCCTACGACGACGTCGAGTTTCTGGCGCCGGTCAAAGCGGGTGATTACCTGGAGGTGGTCGGCGAGATCACCGACGCGGGCAACACCAGCCGGCGCATGAAGTTCGAGGCGCGCAAGGTCATCCAGCTGACCAACAACCCAGACCAGCCGTCGGAGGCCGAGGTGCTCGACGAGCCCATCGTCGTCGTGCGGGCCACCGGAACCTGCGTGGTGCCCAAGGAGTTTCAGAAATGA